A single region of the Plasmodium chabaudi chabaudi strain AS genome assembly, chromosome: 3 genome encodes:
- a CDS encoding DEAD/DEAH box helicase, putative, which yields MIGNCDKENLEDESENYTIPLCHKNEKDKYDNITSIGKSIMCKSSHRIETSVNNEIEKEKELDISKYVYLSEHLQIRKDKQISMSSSLNKYINDNINFIRHFTESNKSLEVSKKDVSKQFVDIGVKIRFLLYRDKIKKYKKYKKKYEEKNAMKLKRLGNNVNELYEKVITSKQDTISNQGVSTHCGNESNCSDSSCLLSDSSIENGNKVPKNVEGQDHRIIKHFNYKESDLHTIKRLEKNKNKYFEYLDSMYIKYGMLNNMNISYFQNIQNIINKNVSDINITDKVDNEMKNIKQFFSNQKTIKNIEKNQNMLRTDILNAMFGFNIISDTQCMKLPIKYINRDYEYKHKEGSVKNDGLYDHDLISKSVDNERNPFLPKLRNVKEGKKGKEVTTKSRNNKVVKKAENIIDKNTKEKICEYIYGLQKKNCKMNGKIKSLKQYVLLNNWKDFKNHNIYINMIDRQKKENEKLFATLCYDQMNYIKEKKQIILEKEEKERLKLLRENNMDEYIKLIKNVKNKRIQELLDVTDKFLNTMSHSVLHQKGEAASTLSTASKENTNAREKYYDIAHTIKEKITKQPSILVGGNLMKYQLEGLEWLVSLHNNNLNGILADEMGLGKTVQTISLFAYLKELEGGEASSQFKMHNEVGKNLIIVPLSTLPNWSNEFEKWCPSLNVIIYKGNKNERKDISKVLLEENYDICLTTFDIIIREKNILGKISWSYIIIDEGHRMKNDKSKLHSILSLFISKHRILLTGTPLQNNMTELWALLNFILPKIFSSSSNFEEWFSLPLCNEKNVYESMTEEEELLIINRLHTILLPFMLRRLKKDVLEFLPKKYEYNIYVQLSLYQKLLYKQIEEKTFKQVNSDGTVNTKSFQNTIMQLRKIVNHPFLFTNNYDINDCIIKSSGKFEVLDRMIPKLIKFKHKILLFCQMTRVMDILCDYFELRRYKYHRLDGSVSLSDRRQIIDNFNEPKSVNNCKEIDQNDINDLSNQELDTDEAMIFILSTRSGGLGLNLQAADTVIIFDSDFNPHQDIQAMCRCHRIGQKNVVKVFRFITLSSVEELVFQRAKDKLNINDKVIQAGLFNKIYNDNDRQTKLKNIIKKNQKYDTTLQPTNPIMLNEYMSRTPEELEYFLNFDRNYFGEDLFVLLQSMRQRETQKSQFRYVSEDEEEGEEKEEETAANVDAGDAANADNADDADQIEQILIKSNKLVNEAELPVHLFCEDIVEKPEINFKRTRKVINYNLMYEEELTEDQFCELIDPDSPQPLSQNNVNDPIEIQDCIENEQTSDVVLLENQTDDAVLLDNNQKEEQNRKGEMTDIETIYLEEDQRKDEYELDNQDKQTDVEREENGIKKRKGDENSVNNFEKKYSEFSEMFDMLNVSTKLQEDEKENRENKKRKKISGHEM from the coding sequence ATGATTGGAAATTgtgataaagaaaatttagAGGACGAGTCGGAAAATTATACCATACCCCTTTGTcacaaaaatgaaaaagacaagtatgataatataactaGCATTGGCAAAAGTATAATGTGTAAATCTTCGCATAGAATTGAAACAAGtgtaaataatgaaattgaaaaagaaaaggaatTGGACATATCTAAGTATGTCTATTTAAGCGAACATTTACAAATACGAAAAGATAAACAGATTTCTATGAGCTcatcattaaataaatatataaatgataatataaattttattagaCATTTTACTGAAAGTAATAAATCGTTGGAAGTTTCAAAAAAGGATGTATCAAAACAATTTGTGGATATAGGGGTAAAAATACGATTTTTACTTTATAgagataaaattaaaaaatataaaaaatacaaaaaaaagtatgaagaaaaaaatgcaatgaaattaaaaaggttaggaaataatgtaaacgagttatatgaaaaagttATCACATCTAAACAAGATACTATATCAAACCAAGGTGTTTCAACCCATTGTGGGAACGAATCTAACTGTTCAGATAGTAGCTGTCTACTATCCGATTCATCAATCGAAAATGGAAACAAAGTTCCAAAGAATGTAGAAGGTCAAGATCATCGAATTATAAAGCATTTCAATTATAAGGAAAGTGATTTACATACTATTAAAAggttggaaaaaaataaaaataaatattttgaatatctagatagtatgtatataaaatatggaatGCTTaacaatatgaatatttcttattttcaaaacatccaaaatattattaataaaaatgtttcagatattaatataacagATAAAGTAGACAACGAAATGAAAAAcattaaacaatttttttcaaatcaaaaaactattaaaaatattgaaaaaaatcaaaatatgcTAAGGACCgatattttaaatgcaATGTTTggatttaatataattagtGATACCCAATGTATGAAACTtccaataaaatatataaatcgtgattatgaatataaacataaagaAGGTTCAGTCAAAAATGATGGTCTATATGACCACGACTTAATCTCAAAAAGTGTTGACAATGAACGAAACCCGTTTTTGCCAAAGCTTAGAAATGTAAAGGAAGggaaaaaaggaaaagagGTTACTACAAAAAGTAGAAACAATAAGGTTGTGAAAAAAgctgaaaatattattgacAAAAATACGAAAGAGAAAATatgtgaatatatatatgggttgcaaaaaaaaaattgtaaaatgaatgggaaaataaaaagtttaaaacaatatgtattattaaataattggAAAGACTTTAAAAAtcacaatatatatataaatatgatagatcgtcaaaaaaaagaaaatgaaaagttATTTGCAACTTTATGTTATGATcaaatgaattatataaaagaaaaaaaacaaatcattttagaaaaggaagaaaaagaacgattaaaattgttaagagaaaataatatggatgaatatattaaattaattaaaaatgtaaaaaataaaagaatacAAGAATTGTTAGATGTAACAGATAAATTTCTTAATACTATGTCTCACTCTGTATTGCATCAAAAAGGGGAAGCAGCTTCTACTCTTTCTACTGCATCTAAAGAGAATACTAATGCTAGAGAAAAGTATTATGATATTGCCCACACTATTAAAGAGAAAATTACAAAACAGCCATCCATATTAGTTGGTGGAAATTTAATGAAGTATCAATTAGAGGGTCTTGAATGGCTAGTCTCTTTACATAATAACAATCTGAATGGAATTTTGGCGGATGAGATGGGGTTAGGAAAAACAGTGCAGACGATAAGTTTGTTTGCTTATCTGAAAGAGTTAGAAGGGGGTGAAGCCTCTAGCCAATTTAAAATGCATAACGAGGTTGGAAAAAACTTGATCATCGTCCCGTTGTCCACTCTGCCAAACTGGTCAAAcgaatttgaaaaatggtGTCCATCTTTAAATGTTATAATCTATAAAGGGAATAAAAACGAAAGAAAAGATATTAGTAAAGTGTTGCTAGAAGAAAACTATGATATTTGTTTAACTACATTTGATATTATAATtcgagaaaaaaatatactagGAAAAATATCTTGGagttatataataatagatGAAGGACATAGaatgaaaaatgataaatcaaAACTTCATTCTATTCTTTCATTGTTTATTAGTAAACATCGTATATTATTAACTGGTACAcctttacaaaataatatgactGAACTATGGGCTctcttaaattttatacttCCAAAAATCTTTTCTTCGTCATCAAATTTTGAAGAATGGTTTTCACTCCCATTatgtaatgaaaaaaatgtttatgaATCTATGACTGAGGAAGAAGAATTACTTATTATTAATCGGTTGCATACTATACTCTTACCTTTTATGCTTAGACGTTTGAAAAAGGATGTACTTGAATTTTtgccaaaaaaatatgaatataatatatatgtacaattATCgttatatcaaaaattgttatacaAACAGATTGAAGAAAAAACTTTTAAACAGGTTAATTCTGATGGTACAGTAAATACAAAATCATTTCAAAATACAATTATGCAATTACGTAAAATTGTTAATCATCCATTTCtatttacaaataattatgatattaatgattgtataataaaatcaaGTGGTAAGTTTGAAGTGCTTGATAGAATGATaccaaaattaataaaatttaaacataaaatattattgttttgtCAAATGACAAGAGTAATGGATATCCTTTGTGATTATTTTGAACTTcgaagatataaatatcataGACTTGATGGTAGTGTCAGCTTATCAGATCGTAGACAAATTATCgacaattttaatgaaCCTAAGTCTGTGAATAATTGTAAAGAAATTGATCAAAATGATATCAATGATTTATCAAATCAAGAATTAGATACTGATGAAGCTATGATATTTATACTTTCTACAAGATCTGGAGGTTTAGGGCTAAATTTACAAGCAGCAGATACTGtaattatatttgataGTGATTTTAATCCTCACCAAGATATTCAAGCAATGTGTCGATGCCACAGAATAggacaaaaaaatgttgtGAAAGTTTTTCGATTTATCACACTTTCAAGTGTAGAGGAGTTAGTCTTTCAAAGGGCAAAAGATAAACtcaatataaatgataaagttATACAAGCAggattatttaataaaatatataatgacaATGATAgacaaacaaaattaaaaaatattattaaaaaaaatcaaaaatatgatacTACTCTTCAACCAACGAATCCTATCATGCTCAATGAATATATGAGTAGAACTCCAGAGGAACTCGAATATTTTCTTAACTTTGATCGAAACTATTTTGGTGAAGACCTGTTCGTACTCTTGCAGTCTATGCGTCAGAGGGAGACACAAAAGTCCCAGTTCCGCTACGTCAGCGAAGACGAGGAAGAAGGAGAGGAAAAGGAAGAAGAAACTGCTGCCAACGTTGATGCTGGTGATGCCGCTAATGCTGACAATGCTGACGACGCTGACCAGATTGAgcaaattttgataaaatcgAACAAGCTAGTCAACGAGGCGGAGTTACCAGTTCATCTATTTTGTGAAGACATTGTTGAAAAACctgaaataaattttaagaGAACACGAAAagtaattaattataatctTATGTATGAAGAAGAGTTAACTGAAGATCAGTTCTGTGAATTGATCGATCCAGATTCCCCTCAGCCATTATCTCAAAATAATGTCAATGACCCTATTGAAATTCAAGATTGCATAGAAAACGAACAAACGAGTGATGTCGTACTTTTAGAAAACCAAACGGACGATGCCGTACTTTTAGATAATAATCAGAAAGAGGAACAAAATAGGAAAGGTGAAATGACCGATATAGAAACTATTTATCTTGAAGAGGATCAAAGAAAAGATGAATATGAGTTGGACAATCAGGATAAGCAAACGGATGTGGAAAGAGAAGAAAATGGTATTAAGAAACGAAAGGGAGATGAAAATAGTGTCaacaattttgaaaaaaaatattcagaATTTTCTGAAATGTTTGATATGTTAAATGTTTCAACAAAATTACAAgaagatgaaaaagaaaacagagaaaacaaaaaacgaaaaaaaattagtgGACATGAAATGTAG
- a CDS encoding vacuolar protein sorting-associated protein 45, putative: METNPYVLKNLVHIYEEYINLIINRVKGYKVLVLDDETKVIISLIFSHSYILEKEIFLTLNFNDINIFEDIKNGSNQNSSGRSKLDELSFQNYKIKNLKHLKAIFLLRPTHTNILKLMKELKKPIFLEYYLFFTNVLNNSYIEKLAKADEFECIKSVMEYYIDIYILHDKLFSLNIDYTSFLYKNDNKILFKNTIKNASGNSMNIQRDIQFKSSNNSLTFEEFNKNNGNYMNLNYLENNNDDYNEFYSNDLQNQGDGNFHDESKNMLYEHSLINRLIEGMFSFLCSIKQVPDIIYNKHSYVCKSIIDALKMKMLRHENIFSNILESYENYDNYTKTNPMENYQDNNLLINKNIDVNTEGNCCYMVLLDRREDPITPLLMQWTYQAMLHELIGIDNNKIILDSNNSEESQIVMSSNYDDFYNEHLFDNFGDLGQAVQSYVDVYQKETARKSKLESIDDIQKFIEAYPNYKKLSGNVTKHVNILHKFSELVEKRQLFHISELEQSISIYQKKLEHYKQVIETVRNYSYTNYDALRLSLLYSLKYEDKEHIDTIKKELQKRNIEKDQISLIDSIMTYSNEQNRKNNIFKEQTFLDFAKTTITRTIKGTSNVFTLHKSYIYYLIEDIIKYKLDTSIYTTTNLLNIAPNINKKINSIIVFIVGGATYEEYRDVQTLSKKYNINIILGGTQIHNSQSFLADVLQLTKK; the protein is encoded by the coding sequence ATGGAAACAAATCCATATGTATTAAAGAATTTAgttcatatatatgaagaatatataaaccTGATAATCAACAGGGTAAAGGGATATAAAGTATTAGTACTCGATGATGAAACGAAAGTAATCATCTCTTTGATATTTTCCcattcttatattttagagaaggaaatatttttaacactaaattttaatgatataaatatatttgaagatataaaaaatgggaGTAACCAAAATTCAAGTGGCAGAAGTAAATTAGACGAGTTAagttttcaaaattataaaataaaaaatttaaaacatttaaaagctatatttttattacgaCCTAcacatacaaatatattaaaattaatgaaaGAACTTAAAAAgccaatttttttagaatattatttattttttacaaatgtattaaataatagttATATAGAAAAGCTAGCTAAGGCTGATGAGTTTGAATGTATAAAAAGTGTTATggaatattatatagatatttatatattacatgATAAGTTATTCTCTCTTAATATTGATTAtacatcatttttatataaaaacgataataaaatactgtttaaaaatacaataaaaaatgctaGTGGCAATAGTATGAACATACAAAGAGACATTCAATTTAAGAGCTCTAATAATAGTCTTACTTTTGaagaatttaataaaaataatggaaattatatgaacttaaattatttagaaaataataatgatgactATAACGAGTTTTATAGTAATGATTTACAAAATCAAGGAGATGGAAATTTCCATGAtgaatcaaaaaatatgttgtaTGAACATTCGTTAATAAACAGATTGATAGAGGGAatgttttcttttctttgttCCATCAAACAAGTACcagatattatatataataaacattCTTATGTTTGTAAATCTATTATAGAtgctttaaaaatgaaaatgttaagacatgaaaatattttttcaaatattttagaaagctatgaaaattatgataattatacaaaaacaaatccaatggaaaattatcaagacaataatttattaattaataaaaatatagatgtAAATACGGAAGGTAATTGTTGTTATATGGTATTACTTGATAGAAGAGAAGATCCTATAACACCACTTTTGATGCAATGGACTTATCAAGCTATGTTACATGAATTAATAGGaatagataataataaaataattttagatTCAAATAATAGTGAAGAATCTCAAATAGTTATGTCTAGTAATTATGatgatttttataatgaacatctatttgataattttgGTGATTTAGGACAAGCTGTACAAAGTTATGTAGATGTATATCAAAAAGAAACTGCACGTAAAAGTAAATTAGAATCCATTGATgatattcaaaaatttataGAAGCATATcctaattataaaaaattatcaggAAATGTAACAAAGcatgttaatattttacataaattttcaGAACTTGTTGAGAAAAGAcaattatttcatatttccGAGCTTGAACAGTCTATATctatttatcaaaaaaaattggagCATTATAAACAAGTTATAGAAACAGTAAGAAATTATTCTTATACTAATTATGATGCATTACGactttcattattatattctctAAAATATGAAGATAAAGAACATATAGATACAATAAAGAAAGAGttacaaaaaagaaatatagaAAAGGATCAAATTTCATTAATTGATTCTATAATGACTTATTcaaatgaacaaaatagaaaaaataatatatttaaagaacAGACATTTCTTGATTTTGCTAAAACAACTATAACTCGAACTATTAAGGGTACATCCAATGTTTTTACTTTACATAaatcttatatatattatttaattgaagatattattaaatataaattagatacaagtatatatactacTACTAACCTACTTAACATAGCAccaaatataaacaaaaaaataaattcaattattgtatttattgTAGGAGGTGCTACTTATGAAGAATATAGAGATGTTCAAACattaagtaaaaaatataatataaatattattcttGGTGGTACACAAATTCATAATTCTCAATCGTTCTTAGCAGATGTCCTTCAACTAACTAAGAAATAG
- a CDS encoding palmitoyltransferase DHHC11, putative: MINKIKATFRVLYNSAIVLLVYGLAIQATYLCFKCALTFSTKIKIACLISFGFTTCMTLWCHIKCLLKNPGYLNRSDFPGENINIYDHNISYCKKCNLPKIKRAHHCSTCNKCVKKMDHHCTWINNCVGLYNQKFFILLNIYALLMCCNCAFIIFYKLIMCIQKRAHFKDESCNFLKMDIFHIIVVSISSLIFGIFSFVMLVDQYWGIKTNTSGIEFLKNIKGEEQSFSKSFIEIFGEASHTWLIPVDAKIKDNLVDDFNENKKKIK, encoded by the exons atgataaacaaaataaaagccACCTTCCGCGTGTTATATAACTCCgctattgttttatta GTTTATGGGCTAGCCATTCAAGCAACTTATTTATGTTTCAAATGTGCATTAACTTTTtc gacaaaaatcaaaatagcATGTCTGATCTCATTTGGATTTACAACATGTATGACTTTATGGTGTCATATAAAATGTCTATTAAAAAATCCAGGATATTTAAACAGATCTg aTTTTCCAggagaaaatataaatatatatgaccATAATATAAgttattgtaaaaaatgtaatttgccaaaaataaaaagagcTCATCATTGTTCAACTTGTAATAAGTgcgtaaaaaaaatggaccACCATT GCACATGGATAAATAATTGTGTTGGATTATACAACcaaaaatttttcattctcctaaatatt tACGCCTTATTAATGTGTTGTAATTGTgctttcataattttctacAAACTGATCATGTGCATTCAAAAGCGGGCCCATTTTAAAGATGAAAGT TGCAACTTCCTTAAAATGGACATTTTCCATATCATA GTTGTTTCTATATcttcattaatatttggaatattttcttttgttaTGCTTGTCGATCAGTATTGGGGAATAAAAACGAATACATCAG GTATtgaatttttgaaaaatataaaaggaGAAGAACAGAGTTTTTCTAAATCATTTATAGAAATCTTTGGGGAAGCATCACACACATG GCTCATCCCTGTTGATGCCAAAATCAAGGACAATTTAGTGGACgattttaatgaaaataaaaaaaaaataaaataa